A section of the Lampris incognitus isolate fLamInc1 chromosome 8, fLamInc1.hap2, whole genome shotgun sequence genome encodes:
- the thap12a gene encoding THAP domain containing 12a: MQNRCAAASCGACYDAPLFRFPRDPQRCKKWVENSRCEDLQEKSLDHLYRYCRLCVKHFDAASIEKNDSLNTTLKDDAIPTIFDVSGQSENGQLKRKKPADKNDETEKNAKKKTAKSEKDKESDTPTVSEEDEYKDYLKSLFEVLVLLGVQNIHLKGPAADKQESLASSNFQALLDYRMNAGDEALKKRYDAQPENKECCSSSQLSQLVEVCEKCIRDELLKEVRQNVLFSLVTDDLVKISEEWHLPVFLRYVDQTNCQQEKLAGLLPFEGDGEALAERLLAELTDKWGLNMEHCRGQAHSCSGSHFRKIKAFASKLSQKYPMATLTPSSVCALTISLANSMAVSGVQLVMSTFRKITSFFSQSLSLQLELEHAISIFYSDKEDKANELKEVSRTSWTTRHDAFEVAVVLIESLLLCVDSVHDNEEMQWGDKITHYALQISKMLADFEFVMSLVVLKNTLSLTRAFGKNVQGEAADAYFAADSLKAVLHSLTEVSDNIDVYHEFWYEEAVNLAASLEIQVKVPWSVLKHRSGSRTMVQPESYYKQHLTVPVVDHVVKEMKELFCENHLKALRCLSLVPTVLEQNKSAEPEMENIQMYKNDIPNAGTLPAELHCWWVKWSHRSKGDVVPCTLHETLQLADVKFFPNMLAVLKVIGTLPTFVLENKSDVSYRRFKMYMENTPDNCRSKSLALLNVNSDARYDLDAMVEAYVTAYPEKDA, translated from the exons ATGCAAAATCGCTGCGCTGCCGCGAGCTGCGGCGCATGCTACGATGCGCCTCTCTTCAGGTTCCCCAGAGACCCCCAACG ATGCAAGAAGTGGGTGGAAAACTCACGCTGCGAAGACCTCCAGGAGAAGTCACTCGACCATTTGTACAGATACTGCCGACTCTGTGTGAAACACTTCGACGCTGCTTCCATCGAGAAGAAC GATTCTCTGAATACAACACTGAAGGACGATGCCATACCAACTATTTTTGATGTGTCTGGCCAATCTGAAAATGGACAATTAAAGCGAAAGAAACCAGCG GACAAAAATGATGAAACGGAGAAAAATGCGAAGAAAA AAACTGCAAAGAGTGAAAAAGACAAGGAGTCTGACACTCCAACCGTTTCAGAGGAAGACGAATACAAAGATTACCTTAAGTCTTTATTTGAGGTTCTTGTCCTGCTGGGAGTGCAGAACATTCATTTAAAAGGACCTGCTGCTGATAAACAGGAGTCCCTCGCTTCAAGCAATTTTCAGGCCTTGCTAGATTACCGCATGAATGCTGGGGATGAAGCCTTAAAGAAGAGGTATGACGCACAACCTGAGAATAAAGAATGCTGCTCATCATCTCAGTTAAGTCAGCTGGTTGAAGTGTGCGAAAAGTGCATCCGTGATGAGCTCTTGAAAGAAGTCAGACAAAATGTGTTGTTCTCATTAGTGACTGATGATTTGGTGAAGATCTCAGAAGAGTGGCACCTACCTGTATTTCTGCGCTATGTGGACCAAACGAACTGCCAGCAGGAAAAGTTGGCTGGACTCTTGCCTTTTGAGGGGGATGGAGAAGCCTTGGCTGAGCGGCTGCTGGCTGAGCTGACTGACAAATGGGGCTTAAATATGGAACATTGCAGAGGTCAGGCTCACTCCTGCTCTGGTTCGCATTTTAGAAAAATAAAAGCTTTTGCCTCCAAGTTGTCACAGAAGTATCCAATGGCAACGTTAACGCCAAGCTCTGTTTGTGCCTTGACTATTTCTCTGGCTAACAGTATGGCTGTCTCAGGAGTTCAGCTCGTCATGTCTACCTTCAGGAAGATTACATCATTCTTCAGTCAGTCCCTCTCGCTGCAGTTAGAGTTGGAGCACGCCATTTCAATTTTCTACTCGGACAAAGAAGATAAAGCCAATGAACTGAAAGAGGTCAGCCGCACCAGCTGGACCACAAGGCATGATGCTTTTGAGGTGGCAGTTGTCTTGATTGAATCCCTACTACTCTGTGTGGACAGTGTGCATGACAATGAGGAAATGCAGTGGGGTGATAAGATTACTCATTATGCATTGCAGATTTCAAAAATGCTCGCTGATTTTGAGTTTGTTATGTCCTTAGTTGTGCTGAAGAACACTCTGTCGCTCACTCGGGCCTTCGGAAAGAATGTGCAAGGGGAAGCAGCCGACGCTTATTTTGCTGCAGACAGTTTAAAAGCTGTATTGCACTCCTTGACGGAGGTGTCTGACAACATTGATGTATACCATGAGTTCTGGTATGAGGAAGCCGTCAATCTTGCTGCTTCTTTGGAGATCCAAGTAAAGGTTCCATGGTCAGTCTTGAAGCATCGGTCAGGATCCAGAACCATGGTTCAGCCAGAGAGCTACTACAAGCAGCACCTGACTGTCCCAGTGGTAGACCATGTTGTTAAAGAAATGAAGGAACTCTTCTGTGAGAATCACCTGAAGGCCCTGAGATGTCTATCGCTGGTCCCGACTGTCCTAGAGCAGAATAAGTCGGCTGAACCAGAGATGGAAAACATCCAGATGTACAAAAACGACATTCCTAATGCAGGAACCCTCCCGGCTGAGCTGCACTGCTGGTGGGTTAAATGGAGCCACAGGAGCAAAGGTGACGTCGTGCCCTGCACTCTACACGAAACGTTGCAGTTGGCCGATGTGAAGTTCTTCCCGAACATGCTTGCCGTCTTGAAGGTCATCGGCACCCTCCCTACCTTTGTTCTTGAGAACAAAAGTGATGTTTCCTATAGACGCTTCAAGATGTACATGGAGAACACGCCAGACAACTGCAGATCCAAAAGCCTCGCACTTCTGAACGTCAACTCCGATGCGAGGTATGACCTGGATGCAATGGTGGAGGCATACGTGACAGCTTACCCTGAGAAGGATGCTTAG
- the si:ch211-266i6.3 gene encoding cytoskeleton-associated protein 2, translating into MADTVKKTGDAGSTRRNLNKKRGNKENAQPAYQSKSSVKNTTGSSSVIPLHLKSNEREKPLAKGDGFKNGKSKMETVKSSSEQPPKKFKAAQKVGTQGVASDATKRQTLSRAFLTQQVVKHRQLVAEVTKSANPPAAVPTAKSAPGMYKGRVVQSKIGSIWKSSVALGGTDQTSTARPLPSKVKSKTVETLAKTRSKSVADLPRRVVQQPKPGKSNSVSDGFPPVSSYPITNRQNKFCHTSTATAAAAPSSSRTNTVPKGKGTQGDKAKVQVTTDRKVSKPPVSSSISQYRISVETAEERRSKLAEWLASKGKSLKRPAMATAAPRKTKVDAKPQLQTKSQIKSCAEPQHTVQHECESNLHSREFSSAVPQPEDEQTSEKPAHVSTPQIMNTTRDLLDNSDVDLPVDPEFRMYDTVVVNLCDALAALETPSSCGNEPLQIEDGPDDVEKENTPKTECREELLEEVMDGPGDMEVKNEANEKESGCQNKLLEEVMDEPGDMEVKNEANEKDWNQKVEKDEVESDADDDDEKGLMEATPKTEEASVVKYSIKTTPYLQSVKKTIEGNTSASRSLRKKSIKDLKFLTPVRRSCRIQRRSSHLPEMLADHDPCVSSLAELVKLDDEANAYIYRKNPALLDDLPDQPEDH; encoded by the exons ATGGCTGACACGGTGAAGAAAACAGGCGATGCTGGGAGCACACGTCGGAACCTAAACAAGAAAAGG GGAAACAAAGAGAATGCTCAGCCTGCATATCAAAGCAAGTCCTCTGTCAAAAACACCACTGGGTCTTCTTCAGTGATTCCCCTACACCTGAAAAGCAATGAAAGAGAGAAACCCTTGGCAAAAGGGGACGGTTttaaaaacggaaagtccaaaaTGGAGACTGTGAAGTCATCCTCTGAGCAGCCTCCTAAAAAGTTCAAGGCCGCACAGAAAGTTGGGACGCAAGGTGTTGCCAGTGATGCCACAAAACGACAGACTCTGAGCCGGGCTTTTCTCACTCAACAGGTTGTGAAACACAGACAACTTGTTGCAGAGGTTACAAAGTCTGCAAATCCGCCAGCTGCTGTGCCAACAGCTAAATCTGCCCCAGGTATGTACAAAGGCAGAGTTGTCCAGTCAAAAATTGGGTCCATTTGGAAGTCCAGCGTTGCTTTGGGAGGAACTGATCAAACCTCAACTGCAAGGCCATTGCCGTCCAAAGTGAAGAGCAAAACTGTTGAAACACTGGCAAAGACTAGGTCCAAGTCTGTTGCTGATTTGCCTAGGCGTGTTGTACAGCAGCCTAAACCTGGAAAATCCAACTCCGTGTCTGACGGATTTCCTCCGGTCTCCAGTTATCCCATCACTAATCGTCAAAATAAATTTTGCCATACCAGCACTGCCACTGCAGCGGCTGCCCCTAGCTCCAGTAGAACCAATACTGTGCCCAAGGGAAAAGGGACACAGGGCGACAAGGCAAAGGTACAAGTTACTACTGACAGAAAGGTCAGCAAGCCTCCTGTCTCAAGCAGCATCAGCCAATACAGAATTTCTGTGGAGACTGCAGAGGAAAGGAG ATCAAAACTGGCAGAGTGGCTGGCTTCCAAGGGCAAGTCTCTGAAAAGACCAGCTATGGCAACGGCAGCACCCCGCAAAACTAAAGTGGATGCGAAACCCCAACTTCAGACTAAATCCCAGATAAAATCTTGTGCCGAGCCTCAGCATACCGTCCAGCATGAATGTGAATCCAATCTCCACAGTCGTGAGTTCAGTtctgctgttcctcagcctgaagATGAACAGACATCTGAAAAACCAGCACACGTCTCAACCCCACAGATCATGAACACTACTCGGGACCTGCTGGATAACTCGGATGTGGACCTGCCTGTTGACCCAGAATTCAGAATGTATGAT ACTGTTGTGGTAAACCTGTGTGATGCTTTGGCAGCATTGGAGACACCCTCTAGTTGTGGGAATG AACCTCTGCAGATTGAAGATGGCCCGGATGATGTGGAAAAAGAGAATACACCAAAGACTGAGTGTCGAGAGGAATTGCTTGAGGAAGTTATGGATGGGCCGGGGGACATGGAAGTGAAGAATGAAGCAAATGAAAAAGAATCCGGGTGTCAAAACAAATTGCTTGAGGAAGTTATGGATGAGCCGGGGGACATGGAAGTGAAGAATGAAGCAAATGAAAAAGACTGGAACCAGAAAGTGGAAAAAGATGAAGTTGAAagtgatgctgatgatgatgatgaaaaaggCCTGATGGAGGCAACGCCAAAGACGGAGGAAGCTTCTGTTGTGAAATACAGCATAAAGACAACTCCTTACCTGCAGAG TGTTAAAAAGACGATTGAAGGCAACACCAGCGCTTCCAGATCCCTACGAAAGAAGAGCATCAAGGACTTAAAGTTCTTGACACCAGTTCGCCGTTCCTGCCGCATCCAGCGCAGGTCTTCTCATCTACCCGAAATGCTGGCCGACCATGACCCCTGCGTGTCTTCGCTGGCTGAGCTGGTGAAGTTAGACGACGAGGCCAACGCCTACATTTACAGAAAAAATCCTGCACTTCTTGACGATCTGCCAGACCAGCCAGAAGACCATTAG
- the stt3a gene encoding dolichyl-diphosphooligosaccharide--protein glycosyltransferase subunit STT3A, translating to MTKLGFLRLSYEKQDTLLKLLILSMAAILSFSTRLFSVLRFESVIHEFDPYFNYRTTRFLAEEGFYKFHNWFDDRAWYPLGRIIGGTIYPGLMVTSAALYHTLHFFHITIDIRNVCVFLAPLFSSFTAIVTYHFTRELKDAGAGLLAAAMIAVVPGYISRSVAGSYDNEGIAIFCMLLTYYMWIKAVKTGSVYWSSICALAYFYMVSSWGGYVFLINLIPLHVLVLMLTGRFSHRIYVAYCTVYCLGTILSMQISFVGFQPVQSSEHMAAFGVFGLCQIHAFVDYLRSKLNAQQFEVLFKSVISLVGFILLSVGTVLMLTGKISPWTGRFYSLLDPSYAKNNIPIIASVSEHQPTTWSSYYFDLQLLVFMFPVGLYYCFNNLSDARIFIIMYGVTSMYFSAVMVRLMLVLAPVMCILSGIGVSQVLTTYMKNLDVSRPDKKSKKQQDSTYPIKNEVASGMILVMAFFLITYTFHSTWVTSEAYSSPSIVLSARGGDGSRIIFDDFREAYYWLRHNTPEDAKVMSWWDYGYQITAMANRTILVDNNTWNNTHISRVGQAMASTEERAYEIMRELDVSYVLVIFGGLTGYSSDDINKFLWMVRIGGSTDTGKHIKEHDYYTPTGEFRVDREGSPVLLNCLMYKMCYYRFGQVYTEAKRPPGYDRVRNAEIGNKDFELDVLEEAYTTEHWLVRIYKVKDLDNRGLSRT from the exons ATGACCAAGTTGGGCTTCCTGCGACTGTCCTATGAGAAACAGGACACACTGCTGAAGCTGCTCATCCTGTCGATGGCTGCTATCCTCT CGTTTTCAACCAGACTTTTCTCTGTGTTGAGGTTTGAAAGTGTCATCCATGAGTTTGATCC GTACTTCAACTACCGCACCACCCGCTTCCTGGCAGAGGAAGGATTCTACAAGTTTCACAACTGGTTTGATGATCGGGCATGGTATCCCCTGGGGAGAATCATTGGGGGCACCATTTATCCAG GACTGATGGTCACCTCTGCTGCCCTGTATCACACCCTACATTTTTTCCACATAACGATTGACATCCGGAACGTCTGTGTCTTCCTCGCTCCCTTGTTCTCCTCTTTTACTGCCATTGTCACCTACCATTTCACCAGAGAGCTTAAG GATGCAGGTGCTGGGCTCTTGGCTGCAGCAATGATTGCAGTGGTGCCTGGTTATATCTCTCGTTCTGTGGCCGGTTCCTACGATAATGAAG GTATCGCCATCTTTTGCATGCTGTTGACCTACTACATGTGGATCAAGGCTGTCAAAACGGGCTCTGTGTACTGGTCGTCTATCTGTGCTTTGGCTTATTTCTACATG GTGTCCTCCTGGGGTGGCTACGTATTCCTGATCAACCTGATTCCCCTCCATGTGCTGGTCTTGATGCTCACAGGCCGATTCTCGCACCGCATCTACGTTGCATACTGCACTGTTTACTGCTTGGGCACCATCCTCTCCATGCAGATCTCTTTTGTGGGTTTCCAG CCAGTGCAGTCATCAGAACACATGGCTGCCTTTGGTGTGTTTGGCTTATGCCAGATTCATGCCTTTGTGGACTACCTGCGCAGCAAGCTCAATGCCCAGCAATTTGAGGTGCTGTTTAAGAGTGTCATTTCCCTCGTGGGTTTCATCCTCCTGTCTGTGGGAACTGTCCTCATGCTGACTG GTAAAATCTCTCCATGGACGGGTCGCTTCTACTCCCTTCTGGACCCCTCTTATGCCAAGAACAACATCCCAATCATCGCCTCTGTCTCTGAGCACCAGCCCACCACTTGGTCCTCCTACTACTTTGACCTGCAACTCCTGGTCTTCATGTTCCCAG TGGGTCTGTACTATTGCTTCAACAACCTATCCGATGCAAGGATCTTCATCATCATGTATGGCGTTACCAGCATGTACTTCTCAGCGGTCATG GTGCGTCTGATGTTGGTGCTTGCCCCGGTCATGTGCATCCTGTCAGGCATTGGCGTGTCCCAGGTGCTGACCACCTACATGAAGAACCTGGACGTCAGTCGGCCGGACAAGAAGAGCAAGAAGCAGCAGGACTCCACCTACCCAATCAAAAACGAG GTTGCCAGTGGTATGATTCTGGTCATGGCCTTCTTCCTCATTACATACACTTTCCATTCTACGTGGGTGACCAGCGAGGCCTACTCCTCTCCCTCCATTGTGCTGTCGGCCCGAGGTGGCGATGGCAGCCGCATCATCTTCGATGACTTCAGAGAGGCTTACTACTGGCTTCGCCACAACACCCCCGAG GATGCCAAAGTCATGTCATGGTGGGATTATGGCTACCAGATAACTGCCATGGCGAATCGAACCATCCTAGTGGACAACAATACGTGgaacaacacacacatctccagagtGGGTCAG GCCATGGCATCCACAGAGGAAAGGGCTTATGAGATAATGCGAGAGCTAGATGTAAGCTACGTCCTGGTGATCTTCGGAGGACTGACAGGCTATTCCTCAGACG ACATCAACAAATTCCTGTGGATGGTGCGTATCGGGGGGAGTACAGACACAGGCAAGCACATCAAGGAGCACGACTACTACACCCCGACCGGGGAGTTCAGAGTGGACCGCGAGGGCTCACCTGTCCTGCTCAACTGCCTTATGTACAAGATGTGCTACTACCGCTTCGGCCAGGTCTACACAGAGGCCA agcgcccacctggctatGATAGAGTGAGAAACGCTGAGATTGGGAACAAAGACTTCGAATTGGATGTTTTGGAGGAGGCCTATACAACAGAGCACTGGCTGGTTAGAATATACAAG GTGAAAGACCTGGACAACCGAGGGCTCTCAAGGACATAG